One Desulfovibrio fairfieldensis genomic window carries:
- a CDS encoding phenylacetate--CoA ligase family protein produces the protein MTRKDRTEGIYSRREVLDESERRQYCLIQLKDLLSYAYRYSEDVKKRFDRAQFNVEKFKTLSDIKHIPILKKKELIFLQSMGPRLGGLLTKDIGELKRIFLSPGPIFDPEDRGEDYWGYTEAFYSVGFRPGDAVQNTFNYQLTPAGLMFEEPLRNLGCAVIPAGPSDAATQLDIMQKLRVSGYVGTPSFLMHLAQKAEEKGLNLRKDLFLEVAFVTGERLSEKMRSQMEKKYDLIMRQGYGTADVGCIGYECFHKTGLHIANRCYVEICHPDTGIPLKDGEVGEIVVTAFNKTYPLIRLATGDLSYIDRSPCACGRTSPRLGSIVGRVDTTARIMGMFVYPHQVEQVMSRFEEIKRWQIEVTNPGGIDEMTLFIETSGFKREEELLHQFREKIKLRPELRVLAPGSLPPQIRPIEDKRHWD, from the coding sequence ATGACCCGCAAAGACCGTACTGAAGGCATTTACAGCCGCCGTGAAGTGCTCGACGAGAGCGAGCGCCGCCAATACTGCCTGATCCAGCTCAAGGATCTGCTCTCTTACGCCTACCGCTATTCGGAAGACGTCAAAAAGCGTTTTGACCGCGCGCAGTTCAATGTGGAGAAGTTCAAGACTCTCTCGGACATCAAGCACATCCCCATTCTGAAAAAGAAAGAACTGATCTTTCTGCAGTCCATGGGGCCGCGTCTGGGCGGGCTGCTGACCAAGGACATCGGCGAACTCAAGCGCATCTTTCTTTCGCCCGGCCCCATCTTCGATCCCGAAGACCGGGGAGAGGACTACTGGGGCTATACCGAAGCCTTCTATTCCGTGGGCTTCCGCCCCGGCGACGCGGTGCAGAACACCTTCAACTACCAGCTAACGCCCGCGGGCCTGATGTTTGAAGAACCCCTGCGCAACCTGGGCTGTGCGGTGATCCCGGCCGGGCCGTCCGACGCGGCCACCCAGCTGGACATCATGCAGAAGCTGCGCGTCTCCGGCTATGTGGGCACGCCCAGTTTCCTCATGCACCTGGCCCAGAAGGCCGAGGAAAAGGGCCTGAATCTGCGCAAGGATCTCTTTCTGGAAGTGGCTTTCGTCACCGGCGAGCGCCTCTCGGAAAAAATGCGCTCCCAGATGGAAAAGAAATACGACCTGATCATGCGCCAGGGCTACGGCACGGCGGACGTGGGCTGCATCGGCTATGAATGCTTTCACAAGACGGGCCTGCACATCGCCAACCGCTGCTATGTGGAAATCTGCCATCCGGACACCGGCATTCCGCTCAAGGACGGCGAAGTGGGCGAAATCGTGGTCACGGCCTTCAACAAGACGTATCCGCTGATCCGCCTGGCCACGGGCGACCTTTCCTACATCGACCGCAGCCCCTGCGCCTGCGGCCGCACCAGCCCGCGCCTGGGCAGCATTGTGGGCCGCGTGGACACCACCGCCCGCATCATGGGCATGTTCGTCTACCCCCATCAGGTGGAGCAGGTCATGAGCCGTTTCGAGGAGATCAAGCGTTGGCAGATCGAGGTCACCAACCCCGGCGGCATCGACGAAATGACGCTGTTCATCGAAACCAGCGGCTTCAAGCGCGAAGAGGAGCTGCTGCACCAGTTCCGCGAAAAGATCAAGCTGCGCCCCGAACTGCGCGTTCTGGCTCCGGGCAGCCTACCGCCGCAGATCCGGCCCATCGAGGACAAGCGCCACTGGGATTAA
- a CDS encoding calcium-binding protein produces the protein MTRVLRFPALPVLLRMFALLALAGLLALPALQARAADDPAKAASKDKFEEMDKNKDGKVILEEFQASFPNMKESAFVVIDKNGDGAIDRVEWDEFLKGHAAGMKPGMGGMPPQMGAPMNNMPGDPMIPSPDSADMPLVTPPNGR, from the coding sequence ATGACGCGTGTACTGCGTTTTCCGGCCCTGCCGGTTTTGTTGCGGATGTTCGCCCTGCTGGCCCTGGCGGGCCTGCTGGCTCTGCCCGCCCTTCAGGCCCGGGCGGCCGACGATCCGGCCAAGGCGGCCTCAAAGGACAAATTCGAGGAAATGGATAAAAACAAGGACGGCAAAGTGATTCTGGAAGAATTCCAGGCCTCTTTCCCCAATATGAAGGAAAGCGCCTTTGTCGTCATTGACAAAAACGGCGACGGCGCCATTGACCGCGTGGAATGGGATGAATTTCTCAAAGGCCACGCGGCGGGCATGAAGCCCGGCATGGGCGGCATGCCGCCCCAGATGGGCGCTCCCATGAACAATATGCCCGGCGATCCCATGATTCCGTCGCCGGACAGCGCGGACATGCCTCTGGTTACGCCGCCCAATGGCCGCTGA
- a CDS encoding YgiQ family radical SAM protein, with amino-acid sequence MADTADAPARPDHSTRLRHPRGSGGPAALAQPRFLPMSREEMLALGWDELDVLLINGDAYVDHPSFGCVLLARWLIHHGFRTGLVAQPRWDSPDDLLVMGRPRLFAGVSAGALDSLLAHYTAFRKKRHDDAYTPGGKAGARPNRACLVYANLARRAFPGLPLVLGGIEASLRRVSHYDFWTDALRRPILMDAKADLLVWGMGERAILECARRLDQDRNQGRDQSPGANVLAGIPGTAWLDKLNAEGRPAKPPATLADAPLMTLPSHQQLLDEPEQLLRLTQMLEQQVHRGDAWAFEPVDGRALVLAPPPAPLTTAEMDELYSLPFCREAHPIYTQPIPAAEMLRTSITSHRGCGGGCSFCSLALHQGRHISSRSADSILAEARALGRDAASGRRSKAGVAISDVGGPTANMWQAHCALEDAGTKEGGDSPTGMRKSRCRRSSCCFPTVCKAFVAPQRKHVELLRAVAALPEVKQVRVASGVRADLALRDADALAAYTGEFTGGQLKVAPEHCAPSVLALMRKPPLAVFEAFLESFVRQSRAAGREQYVVPYLMSAFPGCTDEDMYALAHWLRQRRWNPRQTQCFIPTPGTIATAMYYCAKNEAGEDIEVARSDAARLRQHRILMPVAETAEGPRRPQGMRRSENRQDRRKR; translated from the coding sequence ATGGCGGATACGGCAGATGCCCCGGCCCGGCCCGACCATTCGACACGATTGCGCCATCCAAGAGGTTCGGGAGGTCCGGCAGCTCTGGCCCAGCCCCGCTTTCTGCCCATGTCCCGCGAAGAGATGCTCGCCCTGGGCTGGGACGAACTGGACGTGCTGCTGATCAACGGCGACGCCTATGTGGACCATCCTTCCTTCGGCTGCGTGCTGCTGGCGCGCTGGCTGATCCATCACGGCTTCCGCACCGGCCTGGTGGCCCAGCCCCGCTGGGACAGCCCCGACGACCTGCTGGTCATGGGGCGGCCCCGCCTGTTCGCGGGTGTCAGCGCCGGAGCCCTGGACTCCCTGCTGGCCCATTACACGGCCTTTCGCAAAAAACGCCATGACGATGCCTACACCCCCGGCGGCAAGGCGGGCGCGCGGCCCAACCGGGCCTGCCTGGTATACGCCAACCTGGCGCGCCGGGCCTTTCCCGGCCTGCCCCTGGTGCTGGGCGGCATTGAAGCCTCCCTGCGGCGGGTCAGTCATTACGATTTCTGGACCGACGCCCTGCGCCGCCCCATTCTTATGGACGCCAAGGCTGACTTGCTGGTCTGGGGCATGGGCGAGCGCGCTATTCTGGAATGTGCCCGCCGCCTGGATCAAGACCGGAATCAGGGCCGGGACCAGAGCCCGGGCGCGAACGTGCTGGCCGGAATTCCCGGCACGGCCTGGCTTGACAAACTGAACGCCGAGGGCCGACCCGCCAAGCCGCCTGCCACGCTGGCGGACGCGCCGCTGATGACCCTGCCAAGCCATCAGCAGCTGCTGGACGAACCGGAACAATTGCTCAGACTGACTCAGATGCTGGAACAGCAGGTGCACCGGGGCGACGCCTGGGCCTTTGAGCCCGTGGACGGCCGCGCCCTGGTTCTGGCCCCGCCTCCCGCGCCCCTGACTACGGCGGAAATGGACGAACTCTACAGCCTGCCCTTTTGCCGGGAGGCCCATCCCATCTATACGCAGCCTATTCCGGCGGCGGAAATGCTGCGCACCAGCATCACCAGCCACCGTGGCTGCGGCGGAGGCTGTTCGTTCTGTTCCCTGGCCCTGCATCAGGGGCGGCACATCAGCTCGCGCTCGGCGGACTCCATTCTGGCCGAGGCGCGCGCTCTGGGCCGTGACGCGGCCTCCGGCAGACGGAGCAAGGCTGGCGTGGCCATTTCCGACGTGGGCGGCCCCACTGCCAATATGTGGCAGGCCCACTGCGCTCTGGAAGACGCGGGGACCAAAGAAGGGGGCGACAGCCCGACCGGCATGCGCAAAAGCCGCTGCCGCCGCTCCAGTTGTTGTTTTCCCACGGTCTGCAAGGCCTTTGTGGCCCCGCAGCGCAAGCATGTGGAACTGCTGCGCGCGGTGGCGGCTCTGCCCGAAGTCAAACAGGTGCGTGTCGCCAGCGGCGTGCGCGCGGACCTTGCCTTGCGCGATGCCGACGCTCTTGCCGCCTATACCGGCGAGTTCACGGGCGGGCAGCTCAAAGTGGCCCCGGAGCACTGCGCGCCTTCGGTGCTGGCCCTGATGCGCAAGCCCCCGTTGGCGGTTTTCGAGGCCTTTCTGGAGAGTTTCGTCCGCCAGAGCCGGGCCGCCGGACGTGAGCAGTATGTGGTGCCCTATCTGATGAGCGCCTTTCCCGGCTGCACGGATGAAGACATGTATGCGCTGGCCCACTGGCTGCGCCAGCGCCGCTGGAATCCGCGCCAGACCCAGTGCTTCATCCCCACGCCGGGCACCATTGCCACAGCCATGTATTATTGTGCTAAAAATGAAGCCGGTGAAGATATTGAAGTGGCCCGCAGCGACGCGGCACGGCTGCGCCAGCATCGCATTCTCATGCCGGTGGCGGAAACGGCGGAGGGCCCCCGCAGGCCTCAGGGAATGCGCAGGTCCGAAAACCGGCAAGATCGCAGGAAGCGCTGA
- a CDS encoding diacylglycerol kinase, which produces MAAHGPQAPDNLRNKLKGRSGLRRLWNACRYSRDGFTAAWRDEQAFRQIVWGCLAGLPLACWLGQTWGDRVLLALVLVVALLVELLNSAIENVVDRISPELHPLSKKAKDMGSAAQFTAQICILVVWGTYLIGRFF; this is translated from the coding sequence ATGGCTGCGCATGGTCCACAGGCGCCGGACAATCTCCGCAACAAGCTCAAAGGGCGTTCCGGTCTGCGGCGACTCTGGAATGCCTGCCGCTATTCCCGCGACGGCTTTACGGCGGCCTGGCGGGACGAGCAGGCTTTCCGCCAGATAGTCTGGGGCTGCCTCGCGGGCCTGCCGCTGGCCTGCTGGCTGGGCCAGACCTGGGGCGACCGCGTACTGCTGGCCCTGGTGCTGGTAGTGGCACTGCTGGTGGAGTTGCTGAACAGCGCCATTGAAAACGTGGTGGACCGCATTTCGCCCGAGCTGCATCCCCTGTCCAAAAAAGCCAAGGACATGGGCAGCGCCGCGCAATTCACCGCCCAGATCTGTATCCTCGTGGTCTGGGGCACGTATCTGATCGGTCGCTTTTTTTAA
- a CDS encoding SlyX family protein, translating into MPDPEQRLARLEELSFFQEEQLRQLNAALTAQQTQLDKVERDLADALAVIRLLREKLAEQPENTLPPHFMPERY; encoded by the coding sequence ATGCCCGATCCGGAACAACGTCTGGCCCGCCTGGAGGAGCTGAGCTTCTTTCAGGAAGAACAGCTCAGGCAACTTAACGCCGCGCTCACGGCCCAGCAGACCCAGCTGGACAAGGTGGAGCGGGATCTGGCCGACGCGCTGGCCGTGATCCGCCTTTTGCGCGAAAAGCTGGCCGAGCAGCCGGAAAACACGCTGCCGCCGCATTTCATGCCGGAACGCTACTGA
- a CDS encoding GNAT family N-acetyltransferase, producing the protein MEIISVRAQPGCADAAIAFLQQAWGGGNNEIMYEDCVRHCLGSPSPLPQWYLLRDGETLAGCAGLIPNDFISRMDLWPWICALYVAREHRGHEYGRRLLDYAKADARRLGFRKIYLSTEHIGYYERYGFAYLGQGWHPWGESSRIYAAPL; encoded by the coding sequence ATGGAAATCATTTCCGTCCGCGCGCAGCCGGGCTGTGCGGATGCCGCCATCGCCTTTCTGCAACAGGCCTGGGGCGGCGGCAACAATGAGATCATGTATGAGGACTGCGTCCGGCACTGCCTGGGCAGCCCAAGCCCCCTGCCCCAGTGGTATCTGCTGCGGGACGGAGAGACGCTTGCGGGTTGCGCCGGATTGATCCCCAATGATTTCATCAGCCGCATGGATCTCTGGCCCTGGATCTGCGCGCTGTATGTGGCGCGGGAACACCGGGGCCATGAATACGGCCGCCGACTGCTGGATTACGCCAAGGCTGACGCCCGACGGCTCGGTTTCCGCAAAATCTATCTCAGCACGGAACACATCGGCTATTACGAACGCTACGGCTTTGCCTATCTGGGGCAAGGCTGGCACCCTTGGGGCGAAAGCTCGCGCATCTACGCGGCTCCGCTCTGA
- the qmoC gene encoding quinone-interacting membrane-bound oxidoreductase complex subunit QmoC, which translates to MAQCTLKPDLEFTRELTEAGGESLKKCFQCATCSVACPLAPANAPYPRKEMVWASWGLRDKLRADVDLWLCHNCGNCSDLCPRGAKPADMMAAARNVIYKDLTAPSIVGKWMSKASGLPILFAIPAALWLIVWWIRAGYNNGEWFPRAADGRIVFGQIFYGDYTIDPIFMITFFGACFILLRGVMKLWAMFKPEGRMTVIGKTKCWVWHLWDVLWDEVITHRKFNDCEDGPATGVDTPNRKYGHAVLVWSFVILACVTAIVAVGHWGGKIIPMIKIETPMPLTFPVKILANIGALMLLAGLAILTVRRLRLNPEYQGSSFYDWYLLGIIWLVAVTGVLSQCFRLADAIKPAFVVYYLHLVFVWMLFAYLPWSKLGHFVYRTAALVYVRMYGRSN; encoded by the coding sequence ATGGCACAATGTACGCTTAAACCGGATCTTGAGTTTACCCGGGAGCTCACGGAAGCGGGGGGCGAATCCCTCAAAAAGTGCTTCCAGTGCGCCACCTGTTCCGTGGCCTGCCCGCTCGCTCCGGCCAACGCGCCCTATCCGCGCAAGGAAATGGTCTGGGCTTCCTGGGGCCTCAGGGACAAACTGCGCGCCGACGTGGACCTCTGGCTCTGTCACAACTGCGGCAACTGCTCGGATCTCTGCCCGCGCGGCGCCAAGCCCGCGGACATGATGGCCGCGGCCCGCAACGTGATCTACAAGGACCTTACCGCGCCCTCCATCGTGGGCAAGTGGATGAGCAAAGCCTCGGGCCTGCCCATTCTCTTCGCCATTCCGGCGGCGCTCTGGCTCATCGTCTGGTGGATTCGCGCCGGGTACAACAACGGCGAGTGGTTTCCGCGCGCCGCTGACGGCCGCATCGTCTTCGGCCAGATCTTCTACGGCGACTATACCATCGACCCCATCTTCATGATCACCTTCTTCGGGGCCTGCTTCATCCTGCTGCGCGGGGTGATGAAACTCTGGGCCATGTTCAAGCCCGAGGGCCGCATGACGGTCATCGGCAAAACCAAGTGCTGGGTCTGGCACCTCTGGGACGTGCTCTGGGATGAGGTCATTACCCACCGCAAGTTCAACGACTGCGAGGACGGCCCGGCCACCGGCGTGGACACGCCCAACCGCAAGTACGGCCACGCCGTCCTGGTCTGGAGCTTCGTCATCCTGGCTTGCGTCACCGCCATCGTGGCCGTGGGCCACTGGGGCGGCAAGATCATTCCCATGATCAAGATCGAGACGCCCATGCCCCTGACCTTCCCGGTCAAGATTCTGGCCAACATCGGCGCGCTCATGCTGCTCGCGGGCCTGGCCATTCTCACGGTGCGCCGCCTGCGCCTGAACCCCGAATACCAGGGCTCCAGCTTCTATGACTGGTACCTGCTGGGGATCATCTGGCTGGTGGCCGTGACCGGCGTGCTTTCCCAGTGCTTCCGCCTGGCGGACGCCATCAAGCCGGCCTTTGTGGTCTATTATCTGCATCTGGTCTTTGTCTGGATGCTCTTCGCCTATTTGCCCTGGTCCAAGTTGGGGCATTTCGTGTACCGCACGGCGGCCCTTGTCTATGTTCGCATGTACGGGCGAAGCAACTAG